In Armatimonadota bacterium, one genomic interval encodes:
- a CDS encoding PQQ-like beta-propeller repeat protein — protein MRCADARRRRSGRYGSMRRNEDMTKTRGLPWAVAASLLAVLLAGGSPLGAQAPALWAFGGYNLQRINATPRPGGLTTPYVAWRLPFETTAHPASVSPPAVADLDGDGQVELIYGEGIRLLVLERPFPKRRWEFSVGGLNGIVLMTPAVLDVDGDRRPEVFFAPYQSGGFSTFHRLDSRGQVVWTFRSRSYTSYASPAVADLDGDGRFEVIFADNQGHVYNLDADNGRVRWTFTMGGAADMNTPVVVDLDRDGRREVIIGNHGNGAIHALGHDGRQRWAYQTGGSIYGITVDDADGDGALEIYAADWAGAVHSLTPQGRLRWTVRARGPVTAYNGLTVADLDRDGTKEIVAGVQDGSVLCLSPAGRTLWQFQRRGHISGSVAAGDFDRDGQLEIFAGSHNGFVYLLGPRGDLKWEHRLEGRLAYMGVTAEDLDGDGLVEVLVNSDESLFGLSRPPGR, from the coding sequence ATGCGGTGCGCCGACGCACGGCGCAGAAGATCCGGGCGTTACGGCTCGATGCGGAGGAACGAGGACATGACGAAGACACGCGGACTTCCCTGGGCGGTGGCGGCATCGCTCCTCGCCGTCCTCCTGGCGGGCGGCTCTCCGCTGGGGGCGCAGGCCCCGGCGCTGTGGGCATTTGGGGGATACAACCTCCAGCGCATCAACGCCACGCCCAGGCCCGGCGGGTTGACCACGCCATACGTTGCGTGGCGGCTGCCGTTTGAGACGACCGCGCATCCGGCTTCGGTCTCGCCCCCGGCTGTTGCGGATCTTGACGGCGACGGGCAGGTCGAGCTGATCTACGGCGAGGGCATCCGGCTGCTCGTGCTGGAGCGGCCGTTTCCGAAGCGCCGGTGGGAGTTCTCGGTGGGAGGACTGAACGGCATAGTCCTGATGACGCCCGCGGTCTTGGACGTGGACGGCGACCGGCGACCCGAGGTCTTCTTCGCCCCCTATCAGTCGGGCGGCTTCTCGACCTTCCATCGCCTGGACTCGCGGGGACAGGTGGTATGGACCTTCCGGTCGCGCTCGTACACCAGCTACGCCAGCCCTGCCGTGGCCGACCTGGACGGCGACGGCCGCTTCGAGGTCATCTTCGCCGACAACCAGGGACACGTGTACAACCTGGACGCGGACAACGGGCGTGTCAGGTGGACCTTCACCATGGGCGGGGCCGCCGACATGAACACCCCGGTCGTCGTGGACCTCGACCGCGACGGCAGGCGAGAGGTCATAATCGGCAACCACGGCAACGGAGCGATACATGCGCTGGGGCACGACGGCCGGCAGCGCTGGGCATATCAGACTGGTGGCTCCATCTACGGCATCACCGTGGACGACGCCGACGGGGACGGCGCGCTCGAGATCTACGCCGCCGACTGGGCCGGGGCCGTGCACTCGCTGACCCCGCAGGGCCGGCTGCGCTGGACGGTGCGCGCCAGAGGGCCGGTCACCGCCTACAACGGGCTGACGGTCGCAGACCTGGACCGCGACGGGACGAAGGAGATCGTCGCAGGCGTGCAAGATGGCTCGGTGCTCTGTCTCTCGCCTGCCGGGCGCACGCTCTGGCAGTTCCAGCGCCGCGGGCACATAAGCGGCTCGGTGGCCGCCGGCGATTTCGACCGCGACGGCCAGCTCGAGATCTTCGCCGGCAGCCACAACGGGTTCGTGTACCTGCTTGGGCCGCGCGGCGACCTCAAGTGGGAGCACCGGCTCGAAGGCCGCCTGGCCTACATGGGCGTGACGGCCGAGGACCTCGACGGCGATGGCCTGGTCGAGGTCCTTGTCAACAGCGACGAGAGCCTGTTCGGCCTGTCGAGACCGCCCGGGCGCTAG